The Megachile rotundata isolate GNS110a chromosome 11, iyMegRotu1, whole genome shotgun sequence genome includes a region encoding these proteins:
- the Lap1 gene encoding leucine rich repeat containing protein 7 lap1 isoform X3, which yields MGSAWWQCTACLRAQEEDICELQLNHCNLYDVPPDVFIYERTLEKLYLDANRIKDLPRPLFQCHELRVLSLSDNEVTTLPPAIASLINLEYLDLSKNSIKELPDSIKECKNLRSIDISVNPFERFPDAITHIVGLRELYINDAYIEYLPANFGRLSALRTLELRENNMMTLPKSMSRLVNLQRLDIGNNDFTELPEVVGDLINLTELWIDGNDIRRIPVNINQLYRLNHFDCTMNAIHVIPSEVEGWRDISIMHLSSNEIYQLPDSLCYLRTIVTLKVDDNQLNALPNDIGQMSSLEELIVTKNFLEYLPSSIGLLRKLHCLNADNNYLRCLPPEIGSCTALSLLSLRSNNLTRVPPELGHLSSLRVLNLVNNCIKFLPVSMLNLSNLKALWLSDNQSQPLVPLQQEFNCEEDMMVLSCFMLPQKPRQELEQVTPAVGLISSSIVGTGKRICFAAEVESEIPRQLHRAPTPYPKELRNLARHARNLHHQSAHDQRGSHVLLSPTERHMSKGYKNNSPTDVGTEQSVSEESSDEANKTVLAKEKSPDIREAKYIRNPTSEYLSKPPTVADYVNSTWKPDEYSKANTAKIVESEKFIDPYKSIPIAVGTKNTEQMHIQTPKLNEIPPVPPPYHIAAAFSKKAALFQQLNQSQSDSSTITPPQAEVNVTNSRTPQEMQTQNYDGVESFKVAEHVPLYSDQLSLNNTDATNISVTDGKTSNTEDQTESNEPEQSFEGDRLLKPSRIPILKTKHLESTNSLSNNDLSNKCINSSVEDYESTKVLDPSCIPTSPVTGKKYRSPLTIQAKLSDRSKKTVNGNVSNNNTLCDNVVSVNSTNSNVDDQDTNLQTVSHETSLNMNSPVLVRNETNSGRSTPISINNKSQNEVTNSNIDKYKVTGTNELLNSEKKPRFKWMFGPHKNANVLPVQVKKNPGLGFSIAGGVAGAETGIIVTKVNPDGPAQGTLRPGDKILEVDGIDFTKSDHNNAVAVLRATGAVVSMMISRHQ from the exons ATGGGTAGTGCTTGGTGGCAGTGCACTGCATGTTTGAGAGCACAAGAAGAAGATATCTGCGAGTTACAGTTAAATCACTGTAATCTTTATGATGTACCACCTGATGTGTTCATTTATGAAAGGACATTGGAAAAGCTGTATCTTGATGCCAACAga ATAAAGGATCTTCCAAGGCCACTGTTTCAGTGCCATGAATTGCGAGTACTTTCTCTTAGTGATAATGAAGTCACCACGTTACCACCCGCCATAGCatcattaattaatttagaatatttagacCTCAGTAAAAATA gtATTAAAGAATTGCCAGATAGTATAAAAGAATGTAAAAACCTTCGTTCTATAGATATCAGTGTTAATCCTTTTGAACGTTTCCCAGATgctattactcatattgttggaTTACGAGAATTATATATAAACGATGCATATATAGAATATCTACCAGCAAATTTTGGAAGACTTTCAGCTTTGAGAACGTTAGAACTTAGAGAGAATAACATGATGACATTGCCAAAGAGTATGAGCCGTTTAGTAAATTTACAAAGACttgatattggtaataatgattTCACTGAATTG CCTGAAGTTGTGGGGGATCTCATCAACCTCACAGAATTGTGGATAGATGGTAATGATATTAGACGTATACCGGTTAACATTAACCAACTTTATCGTTTAAATCATTTTGATTGTACAATGAATGCAATCCATGTTATTCCATCAGAGGTAGAAGGGTGGAGAGATATTTCGATTATGCATCTTTCATCGAATGAAATTTATCAGTTACCAGACTCTCTTTGCTATCTACGTACAATTGTGACTCTTAAAGTTGATGACAATCAATTGAATGCACTGCCAAATGACATTGGACAGATGTCAAGCTTAGAGGAGCTTATAGTTACTAAGAACTTCCTTGAATATTTACCATCGTCGATAGGACTTTTGAGAAAACTACATTGTTTAAATGCAGACAATAACTACTTGAGATGCCTTCCACCAGAAATTGGAAGTTGTACTGCATTATCGTTGCTTTCATTAAGATCAAATAATCTAACCCGAGTACCGCCTGAACTAGGTCATTTATCTTCGTTAAGAGTACTCAATCTTGTGAACAATTGCATCAAATTTTTGCCCGTTTCGATGTTAAATCTGAGTAATTTAAAAGCATTATGGCTGAGCGACAATCAAAGTCAACCGTTAGTGCCGCTACAACAGGAATTCAATTGCGAAGAGGATATGATGGTGTTGAGTTGTTTTATGCTCCCACAGAAACCACGGCAAGAACTTGAAC AAGTAACACCGGCTGTAGGACTAATTTCGAGTTCAATCGTTGGCACTGGAAAAAGAATATGTTTTGCTGCTGAAGTAGAATCTGAGATCCCTAGGCAACTTCATCGAGCACCGACTCCCTATCCTAAAGAGCTGCGCAACCTTGCTAGGCATGCCCGCAATTTGCATCATCAGTCCGCGCATGATCAAAGA GGTTCGCATGTTTTACTTTCACCTACTGAACGTCATATGTCAAAAGGATACAAGAACAACAGCCCTACTGATGTTGGAACAGAACAGTCCGTTTCAGAAGAATCTTCTGACGAAGCGAATAAGACAGTACTTGCGAAAGAGAAAAGCCCGGATATTCGAGAAGCAAAATATATTCGTAATCCTACCTCCGAGTATCTTTCCAAGCCTCCAACAGTAGCAGACTACGTGAATTCTACTTGGAAACCGGATGAATATTCGAAAGCGAATACAGCAAAGATCGTGGAATCAGAAAAATTTATAGATCCGTATAAAAGTATACCTATTGCCGTGGGTACTAAGAACACAGAACAGATGCACATTCAAACGCCAAAACTGAACGAAATTCCACCTGTTCCGCCACCGTATCATATCGCTGCTGCATTTTCAAAGAAAGCGGCTCTTTTTCAACAGTTAAATCAGT cTCAGTCAGACTCGTCCACGATCACTCCTCCACAAGCTGAAGTTAAcgtaacaaattcaagaacaccTCAGGAAATGCAAACACAAAATTATGATGGAGTAGAATCATTTAAAGTCGCGGAACACGTACCTTTATATAGTGATCAACTTTCATTGAATAATACAGATGCAACAAATATTTCTGTAACTGATGGGAAAACTTCCAATACTGAAGACCAAACAGAATCTAATGAACCGGAACAATCTTTTGAAGGGGACCGATTATTGAAACCAAGTAGAATacctattttaaaaacaaagcaTCTAGAATCTACGAATTCTCTTTCGAATAATGATCTATCAAATAAGTGTATAAACTCTTCCGTTGAAGATTATGAATCCACGAAAGTACTGGACCCGTCGTGCATACCTACATCACCGGTAACCGGGAAGAAATATCGAAGTCCGCTCACTATACAAGCAAAGCTTTCAGATCGGTCAAAGAAAACGGTAAACGGAAATGTCTCCAATAATAATACTTTATGCGATAACGTGGTATCagtaaattcaacaaattcgaaTGTAGATGATCAagatacaaatttacaaactgtaTCTCATGAAACGTCTCTAAATATGAACAGTCCTGTACTcgtaagaaatgaaactaactcTGGTCGAAGTACGCCAATTTCAATTAACAATAAATCTCAGAATGAGGTGACCAATTCTAATATTGATAAGTACAAGGTTACCGGgacaaatgaattattaaactcTGAAAAAAAGCCAAGATTTAAGTGGATGTTTGGACCGCATAAAAATGCTAATGTG TTACCTGTTCAGGTGAAAAAAAATCCAGGTCTTGGTTTCAGTATAGCCGGTGGTGTGGCAGGTGCAGAAact GGAATTATAGTAACTAAAGTCAATCCAGATGGTCCAGCACAAGGTACACTTCGACCAGGGGACAAAATCTTGGAAGTGGATGGCATAGATTTCACAAAATCCGATCACAATAATGCTGTGGCTGTTCTTCGAGCTACCGGTGCAGTGGTATCCATGATGATCAGTCGTCATCAATAA
- the Lap1 gene encoding leucine rich repeat containing protein 7 lap1 isoform X8: MMTLPKSMSRLVNLQRLDIGNNDFTELPEVVGDLINLTELWIDGNDIRRIPVNINQLYRLNHFDCTMNAIHVIPSEVEGWRDISIMHLSSNEIYQLPDSLCYLRTIVTLKVDDNQLNALPNDIGQMSSLEELIVTKNFLEYLPSSIGLLRKLHCLNADNNYLRCLPPEIGSCTALSLLSLRSNNLTRVPPELGHLSSLRVLNLVNNCIKFLPVSMLNLSNLKALWLSDNQSQPLVPLQQEFNCEEDMMVLSCFMLPQKPRQELEQVTPAVGLISSSIVGTGKRICFAAEVESEIPRQLHRAPTPYPKELRNLARHARNLHHQSAHDQRMHLEQETMIKEAIIATTTLDLTSKTGTCFSQSLFNKGSHVLLSPTERHMSKGYKNNSPTDVGTEQSVSEESSDEANKTVLAKEKSPDIREAKYIRNPTSEYLSKPPTVADYVNSTWKPDEYSKANTAKIVESEKFIDPYKSIPIAVGTKNTEQMHIQTPKLNEIPPVPPPYHIAAAFSKKAALFQQLNQSQSDSSTITPPQAEVNVTNSRTPQEMQTQNYDGVESFKVAEHVPLYSDQLSLNNTDATNISVTDGKTSNTEDQTESNEPEQSFEGDRLLKPSRIPILKTKHLESTNSLSNNDLSNKCINSSVEDYESTKVLDPSCIPTSPVTGKKYRSPLTIQAKLSDRSKKTVNGNVSNNNTLCDNVVSVNSTNSNVDDQDTNLQTVSHETSLNMNSPVLVRNETNSGRSTPISINNKSQNEVTNSNIDKYKVTGTNELLNSEKKPRFKWMFGPHKNANVLPVQVKKNPGLGFSIAGGVAGAETGIIVTKVNPDGPAQGTLRPGDKILEVDGIDFTKSDHNNAVAVLRATGAVVSMMISRHQ, translated from the exons ATGATGACATTGCCAAAGAGTATGAGCCGTTTAGTAAATTTACAAAGACttgatattggtaataatgattTCACTGAATTG CCTGAAGTTGTGGGGGATCTCATCAACCTCACAGAATTGTGGATAGATGGTAATGATATTAGACGTATACCGGTTAACATTAACCAACTTTATCGTTTAAATCATTTTGATTGTACAATGAATGCAATCCATGTTATTCCATCAGAGGTAGAAGGGTGGAGAGATATTTCGATTATGCATCTTTCATCGAATGAAATTTATCAGTTACCAGACTCTCTTTGCTATCTACGTACAATTGTGACTCTTAAAGTTGATGACAATCAATTGAATGCACTGCCAAATGACATTGGACAGATGTCAAGCTTAGAGGAGCTTATAGTTACTAAGAACTTCCTTGAATATTTACCATCGTCGATAGGACTTTTGAGAAAACTACATTGTTTAAATGCAGACAATAACTACTTGAGATGCCTTCCACCAGAAATTGGAAGTTGTACTGCATTATCGTTGCTTTCATTAAGATCAAATAATCTAACCCGAGTACCGCCTGAACTAGGTCATTTATCTTCGTTAAGAGTACTCAATCTTGTGAACAATTGCATCAAATTTTTGCCCGTTTCGATGTTAAATCTGAGTAATTTAAAAGCATTATGGCTGAGCGACAATCAAAGTCAACCGTTAGTGCCGCTACAACAGGAATTCAATTGCGAAGAGGATATGATGGTGTTGAGTTGTTTTATGCTCCCACAGAAACCACGGCAAGAACTTGAAC AAGTAACACCGGCTGTAGGACTAATTTCGAGTTCAATCGTTGGCACTGGAAAAAGAATATGTTTTGCTGCTGAAGTAGAATCTGAGATCCCTAGGCAACTTCATCGAGCACCGACTCCCTATCCTAAAGAGCTGCGCAACCTTGCTAGGCATGCCCGCAATTTGCATCATCAGTCCGCGCATGATCAAAGA ATGCATTTAGAACAGGAGACTATGATCAAAGAAGCTATTATTGCTACAACTACTCTGGACCTTACCTCAAAAACCGGGACCTGTTTTTCGCAAAGTTTGTTTAATAAG GGTTCGCATGTTTTACTTTCACCTACTGAACGTCATATGTCAAAAGGATACAAGAACAACAGCCCTACTGATGTTGGAACAGAACAGTCCGTTTCAGAAGAATCTTCTGACGAAGCGAATAAGACAGTACTTGCGAAAGAGAAAAGCCCGGATATTCGAGAAGCAAAATATATTCGTAATCCTACCTCCGAGTATCTTTCCAAGCCTCCAACAGTAGCAGACTACGTGAATTCTACTTGGAAACCGGATGAATATTCGAAAGCGAATACAGCAAAGATCGTGGAATCAGAAAAATTTATAGATCCGTATAAAAGTATACCTATTGCCGTGGGTACTAAGAACACAGAACAGATGCACATTCAAACGCCAAAACTGAACGAAATTCCACCTGTTCCGCCACCGTATCATATCGCTGCTGCATTTTCAAAGAAAGCGGCTCTTTTTCAACAGTTAAATCAGT cTCAGTCAGACTCGTCCACGATCACTCCTCCACAAGCTGAAGTTAAcgtaacaaattcaagaacaccTCAGGAAATGCAAACACAAAATTATGATGGAGTAGAATCATTTAAAGTCGCGGAACACGTACCTTTATATAGTGATCAACTTTCATTGAATAATACAGATGCAACAAATATTTCTGTAACTGATGGGAAAACTTCCAATACTGAAGACCAAACAGAATCTAATGAACCGGAACAATCTTTTGAAGGGGACCGATTATTGAAACCAAGTAGAATacctattttaaaaacaaagcaTCTAGAATCTACGAATTCTCTTTCGAATAATGATCTATCAAATAAGTGTATAAACTCTTCCGTTGAAGATTATGAATCCACGAAAGTACTGGACCCGTCGTGCATACCTACATCACCGGTAACCGGGAAGAAATATCGAAGTCCGCTCACTATACAAGCAAAGCTTTCAGATCGGTCAAAGAAAACGGTAAACGGAAATGTCTCCAATAATAATACTTTATGCGATAACGTGGTATCagtaaattcaacaaattcgaaTGTAGATGATCAagatacaaatttacaaactgtaTCTCATGAAACGTCTCTAAATATGAACAGTCCTGTACTcgtaagaaatgaaactaactcTGGTCGAAGTACGCCAATTTCAATTAACAATAAATCTCAGAATGAGGTGACCAATTCTAATATTGATAAGTACAAGGTTACCGGgacaaatgaattattaaactcTGAAAAAAAGCCAAGATTTAAGTGGATGTTTGGACCGCATAAAAATGCTAATGTG TTACCTGTTCAGGTGAAAAAAAATCCAGGTCTTGGTTTCAGTATAGCCGGTGGTGTGGCAGGTGCAGAAact GGAATTATAGTAACTAAAGTCAATCCAGATGGTCCAGCACAAGGTACACTTCGACCAGGGGACAAAATCTTGGAAGTGGATGGCATAGATTTCACAAAATCCGATCACAATAATGCTGTGGCTGTTCTTCGAGCTACCGGTGCAGTGGTATCCATGATGATCAGTCGTCATCAATAA
- the Lap1 gene encoding leucine rich repeat containing protein 7 lap1 isoform X7 — translation MGSAWWQCTACLRAQEEDICELQLNHCNLYDVPPDVFIYERTLEKLYLDANRIKDLPRPLFQCHELRVLSLSDNEVTTLPPAIASLINLEYLDLSKNSIKELPDSIKECKNLRSIDISVNPFERFPDAITHIVGLRELYINDAYIEYLPANFGRLSALRTLELRENNMMTLPKSMSRLVNLQRLDIGNNDFTELPEVVGDLINLTELWIDGNDIRRIPVNINQLYRLNHFDCTMNAIHVIPSEVEGWRDISIMHLSSNEIYQLPDSLCYLRTIVTLKVDDNQLNALPNDIGQMSSLEELIVTKNFLEYLPSSIGLLRKLHCLNADNNYLRCLPPEIGSCTALSLLSLRSNNLTRVPPELGHLSSLRVLNLVNNCIKFLPVSMLNLSNLKALWLSDNQSQPLVPLQQEFNCEEDMMVLSCFMLPQKPRQELEQVTPAVGLISSSIVGTGKRICFAAEVESEIPRQLHRAPTPYPKELRNLARHARNLHHQSAHDQRMHLEQETMIKEAIIATTTLDLTSKTGTCFSQSLFNKGSHVLLSPTERHMSKGYKNNSPTDVGTEQSVSEESSDEANKTVLAKEKSPDIREAKYIRNPTSEYLSKPPTVADYVNSTWKPDEYSKANTAKIVESEKFIDPYKSIPIAVGTKNTEQMHIQTPKLNEIPPVPPPYHIAAAFSKKAALFQQLNQSQSDSSTITPPQAEVNVTNSRTPQEMQTQNYDGVESFKVAEHVPLYSDQLSLNNTDATNISVTDGKTSNTEDQTESNEPEQSFEGDRLLKPSRIPILKTKHLESTNSLSNNDLSNKCINSSVEDYESTKVLDPSCIPTSPVTGKKYRSPLTIQAKLSDRSKKTLPVQVKKNPGLGFSIAGGVAGNYSN, via the exons ATGGGTAGTGCTTGGTGGCAGTGCACTGCATGTTTGAGAGCACAAGAAGAAGATATCTGCGAGTTACAGTTAAATCACTGTAATCTTTATGATGTACCACCTGATGTGTTCATTTATGAAAGGACATTGGAAAAGCTGTATCTTGATGCCAACAga ATAAAGGATCTTCCAAGGCCACTGTTTCAGTGCCATGAATTGCGAGTACTTTCTCTTAGTGATAATGAAGTCACCACGTTACCACCCGCCATAGCatcattaattaatttagaatatttagacCTCAGTAAAAATA gtATTAAAGAATTGCCAGATAGTATAAAAGAATGTAAAAACCTTCGTTCTATAGATATCAGTGTTAATCCTTTTGAACGTTTCCCAGATgctattactcatattgttggaTTACGAGAATTATATATAAACGATGCATATATAGAATATCTACCAGCAAATTTTGGAAGACTTTCAGCTTTGAGAACGTTAGAACTTAGAGAGAATAACATGATGACATTGCCAAAGAGTATGAGCCGTTTAGTAAATTTACAAAGACttgatattggtaataatgattTCACTGAATTG CCTGAAGTTGTGGGGGATCTCATCAACCTCACAGAATTGTGGATAGATGGTAATGATATTAGACGTATACCGGTTAACATTAACCAACTTTATCGTTTAAATCATTTTGATTGTACAATGAATGCAATCCATGTTATTCCATCAGAGGTAGAAGGGTGGAGAGATATTTCGATTATGCATCTTTCATCGAATGAAATTTATCAGTTACCAGACTCTCTTTGCTATCTACGTACAATTGTGACTCTTAAAGTTGATGACAATCAATTGAATGCACTGCCAAATGACATTGGACAGATGTCAAGCTTAGAGGAGCTTATAGTTACTAAGAACTTCCTTGAATATTTACCATCGTCGATAGGACTTTTGAGAAAACTACATTGTTTAAATGCAGACAATAACTACTTGAGATGCCTTCCACCAGAAATTGGAAGTTGTACTGCATTATCGTTGCTTTCATTAAGATCAAATAATCTAACCCGAGTACCGCCTGAACTAGGTCATTTATCTTCGTTAAGAGTACTCAATCTTGTGAACAATTGCATCAAATTTTTGCCCGTTTCGATGTTAAATCTGAGTAATTTAAAAGCATTATGGCTGAGCGACAATCAAAGTCAACCGTTAGTGCCGCTACAACAGGAATTCAATTGCGAAGAGGATATGATGGTGTTGAGTTGTTTTATGCTCCCACAGAAACCACGGCAAGAACTTGAAC AAGTAACACCGGCTGTAGGACTAATTTCGAGTTCAATCGTTGGCACTGGAAAAAGAATATGTTTTGCTGCTGAAGTAGAATCTGAGATCCCTAGGCAACTTCATCGAGCACCGACTCCCTATCCTAAAGAGCTGCGCAACCTTGCTAGGCATGCCCGCAATTTGCATCATCAGTCCGCGCATGATCAAAGA ATGCATTTAGAACAGGAGACTATGATCAAAGAAGCTATTATTGCTACAACTACTCTGGACCTTACCTCAAAAACCGGGACCTGTTTTTCGCAAAGTTTGTTTAATAAG GGTTCGCATGTTTTACTTTCACCTACTGAACGTCATATGTCAAAAGGATACAAGAACAACAGCCCTACTGATGTTGGAACAGAACAGTCCGTTTCAGAAGAATCTTCTGACGAAGCGAATAAGACAGTACTTGCGAAAGAGAAAAGCCCGGATATTCGAGAAGCAAAATATATTCGTAATCCTACCTCCGAGTATCTTTCCAAGCCTCCAACAGTAGCAGACTACGTGAATTCTACTTGGAAACCGGATGAATATTCGAAAGCGAATACAGCAAAGATCGTGGAATCAGAAAAATTTATAGATCCGTATAAAAGTATACCTATTGCCGTGGGTACTAAGAACACAGAACAGATGCACATTCAAACGCCAAAACTGAACGAAATTCCACCTGTTCCGCCACCGTATCATATCGCTGCTGCATTTTCAAAGAAAGCGGCTCTTTTTCAACAGTTAAATCAGT cTCAGTCAGACTCGTCCACGATCACTCCTCCACAAGCTGAAGTTAAcgtaacaaattcaagaacaccTCAGGAAATGCAAACACAAAATTATGATGGAGTAGAATCATTTAAAGTCGCGGAACACGTACCTTTATATAGTGATCAACTTTCATTGAATAATACAGATGCAACAAATATTTCTGTAACTGATGGGAAAACTTCCAATACTGAAGACCAAACAGAATCTAATGAACCGGAACAATCTTTTGAAGGGGACCGATTATTGAAACCAAGTAGAATacctattttaaaaacaaagcaTCTAGAATCTACGAATTCTCTTTCGAATAATGATCTATCAAATAAGTGTATAAACTCTTCCGTTGAAGATTATGAATCCACGAAAGTACTGGACCCGTCGTGCATACCTACATCACCGGTAACCGGGAAGAAATATCGAAGTCCGCTCACTATACAAGCAAAGCTTTCAGATCGGTCAAAGAAAACG TTACCTGTTCAGGTGAAAAAAAATCCAGGTCTTGGTTTCAGTATAGCCGGTGGTGTGGCAG GGAATTATAGTAACTAA
- the Lap1 gene encoding leucine rich repeat containing protein 7 lap1 isoform X6 produces MGSAWWQCTACLRAQEEDICELQLNHCNLYDVPPDVFIYERTLEKLYLDANRIKDLPRPLFQCHELRVLSLSDNEVTTLPPAIASLINLEYLDLSKNSIKELPDSIKECKNLRSIDISVNPFERFPDAITHIVGLRELYINDAYIEYLPANFGRLSALRTLELRENNMMTLPKSMSRLVNLQRLDIGNNDFTELPEVVGDLINLTELWIDGNDIRRIPVNINQLYRLNHFDCTMNAIHVIPSEVEGWRDISIMHLSSNEIYQLPDSLCYLRTIVTLKVDDNQLNALPNDIGQMSSLEELIVTKNFLEYLPSSIGLLRKLHCLNADNNYLRCLPPEIGSCTALSLLSLRSNNLTRVPPELGHLSSLRVLNLVNNCIKFLPVSMLNLSNLKALWLSDNQSQPLVPLQQEFNCEEDMMVLSCFMLPQKPRQELEQVTPAVGLISSSIVGTGKRICFAAEVESEIPRQLHRAPTPYPKELRNLARHARNLHHQSAHDQRMHLEQETMIKEAIIATTTLDLTSKTGTCFSQSLFNKGSHVLLSPTERHMSKGYKNNSPTDVGTEQSVSEESSDEANKTVLAKEKSPDIREAKYIRNPTSEYLSKPPTVADYVNSTWKPDEYSKANTAKIVESEKFIDPYKSIPIAVGTKNTEQMHIQTPKLNEIPPVPPPYHIAAAFSKKAALFQQLNQSQSDSSTITPPQAEVNVTNSRTPQEMQTQNYDGVESFKVAEHVPLYSDQLSLNNTDATNISVTDGKTSNTEDQTESNEPEQSFEGDRLLKPNYESTKVLDPSCIPTSPVTGKKYRSPLTIQAKLSDRSKKTLPVQVKKNPGLGFSIAGGVAGAETGIIVTKVNPDGPAQGTLRPGDKILEVDGIDFTKSDHNNAVAVLRATGAVVSMMISRHQ; encoded by the exons ATGGGTAGTGCTTGGTGGCAGTGCACTGCATGTTTGAGAGCACAAGAAGAAGATATCTGCGAGTTACAGTTAAATCACTGTAATCTTTATGATGTACCACCTGATGTGTTCATTTATGAAAGGACATTGGAAAAGCTGTATCTTGATGCCAACAga ATAAAGGATCTTCCAAGGCCACTGTTTCAGTGCCATGAATTGCGAGTACTTTCTCTTAGTGATAATGAAGTCACCACGTTACCACCCGCCATAGCatcattaattaatttagaatatttagacCTCAGTAAAAATA gtATTAAAGAATTGCCAGATAGTATAAAAGAATGTAAAAACCTTCGTTCTATAGATATCAGTGTTAATCCTTTTGAACGTTTCCCAGATgctattactcatattgttggaTTACGAGAATTATATATAAACGATGCATATATAGAATATCTACCAGCAAATTTTGGAAGACTTTCAGCTTTGAGAACGTTAGAACTTAGAGAGAATAACATGATGACATTGCCAAAGAGTATGAGCCGTTTAGTAAATTTACAAAGACttgatattggtaataatgattTCACTGAATTG CCTGAAGTTGTGGGGGATCTCATCAACCTCACAGAATTGTGGATAGATGGTAATGATATTAGACGTATACCGGTTAACATTAACCAACTTTATCGTTTAAATCATTTTGATTGTACAATGAATGCAATCCATGTTATTCCATCAGAGGTAGAAGGGTGGAGAGATATTTCGATTATGCATCTTTCATCGAATGAAATTTATCAGTTACCAGACTCTCTTTGCTATCTACGTACAATTGTGACTCTTAAAGTTGATGACAATCAATTGAATGCACTGCCAAATGACATTGGACAGATGTCAAGCTTAGAGGAGCTTATAGTTACTAAGAACTTCCTTGAATATTTACCATCGTCGATAGGACTTTTGAGAAAACTACATTGTTTAAATGCAGACAATAACTACTTGAGATGCCTTCCACCAGAAATTGGAAGTTGTACTGCATTATCGTTGCTTTCATTAAGATCAAATAATCTAACCCGAGTACCGCCTGAACTAGGTCATTTATCTTCGTTAAGAGTACTCAATCTTGTGAACAATTGCATCAAATTTTTGCCCGTTTCGATGTTAAATCTGAGTAATTTAAAAGCATTATGGCTGAGCGACAATCAAAGTCAACCGTTAGTGCCGCTACAACAGGAATTCAATTGCGAAGAGGATATGATGGTGTTGAGTTGTTTTATGCTCCCACAGAAACCACGGCAAGAACTTGAAC AAGTAACACCGGCTGTAGGACTAATTTCGAGTTCAATCGTTGGCACTGGAAAAAGAATATGTTTTGCTGCTGAAGTAGAATCTGAGATCCCTAGGCAACTTCATCGAGCACCGACTCCCTATCCTAAAGAGCTGCGCAACCTTGCTAGGCATGCCCGCAATTTGCATCATCAGTCCGCGCATGATCAAAGA ATGCATTTAGAACAGGAGACTATGATCAAAGAAGCTATTATTGCTACAACTACTCTGGACCTTACCTCAAAAACCGGGACCTGTTTTTCGCAAAGTTTGTTTAATAAG GGTTCGCATGTTTTACTTTCACCTACTGAACGTCATATGTCAAAAGGATACAAGAACAACAGCCCTACTGATGTTGGAACAGAACAGTCCGTTTCAGAAGAATCTTCTGACGAAGCGAATAAGACAGTACTTGCGAAAGAGAAAAGCCCGGATATTCGAGAAGCAAAATATATTCGTAATCCTACCTCCGAGTATCTTTCCAAGCCTCCAACAGTAGCAGACTACGTGAATTCTACTTGGAAACCGGATGAATATTCGAAAGCGAATACAGCAAAGATCGTGGAATCAGAAAAATTTATAGATCCGTATAAAAGTATACCTATTGCCGTGGGTACTAAGAACACAGAACAGATGCACATTCAAACGCCAAAACTGAACGAAATTCCACCTGTTCCGCCACCGTATCATATCGCTGCTGCATTTTCAAAGAAAGCGGCTCTTTTTCAACAGTTAAATCAGT cTCAGTCAGACTCGTCCACGATCACTCCTCCACAAGCTGAAGTTAAcgtaacaaattcaagaacaccTCAGGAAATGCAAACACAAAATTATGATGGAGTAGAATCATTTAAAGTCGCGGAACACGTACCTTTATATAGTGATCAACTTTCATTGAATAATACAGATGCAACAAATATTTCTGTAACTGATGGGAAAACTTCCAATACTGAAGACCAAACAGAATCTAATGAACCGGAACAATCTTTTGAAGGGGACCGATTATTGAAACCAA ATTATGAATCCACGAAAGTACTGGACCCGTCGTGCATACCTACATCACCGGTAACCGGGAAGAAATATCGAAGTCCGCTCACTATACAAGCAAAGCTTTCAGATCGGTCAAAGAAAACG TTACCTGTTCAGGTGAAAAAAAATCCAGGTCTTGGTTTCAGTATAGCCGGTGGTGTGGCAGGTGCAGAAact GGAATTATAGTAACTAAAGTCAATCCAGATGGTCCAGCACAAGGTACACTTCGACCAGGGGACAAAATCTTGGAAGTGGATGGCATAGATTTCACAAAATCCGATCACAATAATGCTGTGGCTGTTCTTCGAGCTACCGGTGCAGTGGTATCCATGATGATCAGTCGTCATCAATAA